The Cucurbita pepo subsp. pepo cultivar mu-cu-16 chromosome LG05, ASM280686v2, whole genome shotgun sequence nucleotide sequence TTATTGGGCATTCTGAAAGAAGGCTTATTTTGAACGAGTCCAATGAGGTAATCCCTGCTAGAATGGAGACTAGTGGCCACACCCctatctttattttgttaacatTCTGTGGAAATAGATTATTTCAAATCAGAAAATATGTTGATTCTAAGACCATTCCCCCTTCATTTTTGAATACAGTTTGTAGGAGACAAAGTTGCATATGCACTTTCTCAAGGCATTAAGGTTATTGCCTGTGTCGGAGAGACTCTTGAGCAGCGAGAATCGGGAGCAACATTGGAAGTTGTTGCAGCACAAACTAAGGCAATTGCAGGTACTTCTACTTTCTTAGCTCTGAAATTGAAAGCAAATGTTTGATCGGGTTGGTGAGACTTCCCAGAACGTTGAGTTTTTGATCTTATGCTCATGCTGAGAagctttcaatattttttcgATTGACCCTGTACAAAATGGATGACACTGGTTGTTACGGTGCAGAGAAAATCTCTAACTGGGACAATGTTGTCTTGGCTTATGAGCCAGTTTGGGCTATTGGAACAGGGAAAGTTGCAACCCCTGCTCAGGCTCAGGAAGTAAGCTTTCTTCTTAAACATTTATAAGTTCCAGTTAGATTCAGGTCAATTAACAATAAGATTGTGATTTTTCCAAAGGTCCATCATGAATTGAGGAAATGGTTTAGCGACAATGTTAGTCCCGATGTTGCTGGATCAATTAGAATCATATATGGAGGTATCCCCTTTTCACCTGTCAGATTGTCCTGTTGACATGTATGCTGTATTACATTCATTCCAATACTTGGTTGATGCTGTTTATTTCTGATTGAGCTCGAACTCTCAGATGGGGTAGTACTTTTTATGaaacaaccaaataaaaaCCTTAATTCGATTAACATATATTCACCCTGTGTGCTTGTATGATGCACATATGCCTTGTTAGGTCATGTAACTGTGGAACTAACTTGTTTGCATCATTAACTTGTCTTTTAGGTTCTGTAAATGGTGCAAACTGCAAAGAATTAGCAGCACAACCTGATTTGGATGGATTTTTGGTTGGAGGAGCTTCACTAAAGGTTGATATCCTCTCAAGTTCATTATccattatatatttcttttcttgtttggtgTTGTGTTCTTCAACTTCGGTTGCTGACTCGTCTTTATGTTTTATTGAACTAGCCCGAGTTTGTTGACATTATCAAGTCAGCTACAGTCAAGAAATGAAGGACTTGAGGAGTCATTGGATGAGACAGGTCTGTCTCCTTGCGGAAATCCTTGTTTTCTTGAGCAATAAAGTTGAGACTCAATGCAGTTGTATGATCATAGTTTTGTTTTCTCCCCTTTTTGATGCATTTTGACATAAATTTGGCACTGTGAGGTCAAAATACTatgtttatgattggatccaTTGAGGTGTCATCTCGATTCTGATTCAGACAGAACACagaatatattgatatgtgcgTTCAGATTTCTAATTGCTGATTCCTATTTCAAATTCGCAAATCTACCTTCATACTTgtttttataatgattttgatGTGGAACACCTTCTTAGAGGCTTCAAATGCCATTTTGGACTATGATTAGGAGGGTAGAATATATTGAAGCTATGAAATGGCCTAGATTTGATGGATTTCTTCCCAACCCTCTCTACTGTCTCTCTGCTCTTCATCTCTTGGTTCTACTGCTCATCCAAGTGAACCACTCGCTTCCCATTCTCCGTTGTTACTCCGACCGCCACTTTGTTCTCAATTGTTTTACCCCTTTTGAAAGACAAGACAAGCTACTTTTAGTTAGGAGCCTCTTTTCTTTCTGCCTAACTCCTTGAAAACAATGTTCGACTTGCCTAGATCCCACCCGGACCTATCAACTATTTGAACAAGGTAAACCTATGACTGACACCTACTAAATAGACCATGCACCGAAATAGAATGACCTAACAATAAAGTCTAGttagacttttccttcctTTCACTCCCCAAAACACATCTCATCACCTAGGCCACCATGAAACGAAGGTTTTGGGTAATTTTTCGATCATTACTACCAAGTAGAGGCAATGGGTATGTCTTATGAAGTACGGGGAATGACCAATTCTCAGGGACTAAAaatgacgttttttttttgtaaaattaggATTAAATCAAATACTAATTTTGAACCTCAAGAatcaaaaatacattttaccCATAGTTTTAACATGGTAGGAGAACAAACGGGTAGTGTTGCAACTAGCGTCTTCATCTCCTACTTCGCcctcatttcattttcttgaatttttttaattaaatttcttcgaaatttAAATGAGAATGTCTTACTAAGAATTTGAGTTTGGTTCCAtgtgaaaaattattct carries:
- the LOC111794477 gene encoding triosephosphate isomerase, cytosolic, giving the protein MARKFFVGGNWKCNGTTEEVKKIVGTLNEAEIPSEDVVEVVVSPPFVFLSLVKNLLRSEIQVAAQNCWVRKGGAFTGEVSAEMLVNLAIPWVIIGHSERRLILNESNEFVGDKVAYALSQGIKVIACVGETLEQRESGATLEVVAAQTKAIAEKISNWDNVVLAYEPVWAIGTGKVATPAQAQEVHHELRKWFSDNVSPDVAGSIRIIYGGSVNGANCKELAAQPDLDGFLVGGASLKPEFVDIIKSATVKK